In Zingiber officinale cultivar Zhangliang chromosome 1A, Zo_v1.1, whole genome shotgun sequence, a genomic segment contains:
- the LOC122034875 gene encoding 40S ribosomal protein S13 — protein sequence MGRMHSRGKGISSSALPYKRTPPSWLKISAPDVEESICKFAKKGLTPSQIGVILRDSHGIAQVKSVTGNKILRILKAHGLAPAIPEDLYHLIKKAMAIRKHLEKNRKDKDSKFRLILVESRIHRLARYYKRTKKLPPTFKYDATTASTLVA from the exons ATGGGTCGTATGCACAGTCGAGG AAAAGGTATATCTTCATCGGCGCTTCCCTACAAGAGGACTCCGCCAAGTTGGCTAAAGATCTCTGCACCAGAT GTGGAAGAAAGTATCTGCAAGTTCGCCAAAAAGGGGCTTACGCCGTCGCAGATTGGTGTCATTCTCCGTGATTCTCATGGCATCGCCCAGGTTAAGAGTGTTACTGGGAATAAAATCCTCAGGATTCTGAAAGCTCACG GGCTTGCCCCAGCGATTCCAGAGGATCTGTACCACCTGATTAAGAAGGCTATGGCAATCAGGAAACACTTGGAGAAGAACAGAAAGGACAAGGACTCCAAGTTCAGGTTGATCCTGGTGGAGAGCAGAATTCACCGCCTTGCTCGATACTATAAGAGGACCAAGAAGCTCCCTCCAACATTTAAATA CGACGCCACCACTGCCAGCACTCTTGTGGCATAA
- the LOC122003679 gene encoding IQ domain-containing protein IQM2-like → MSISLLYREADDDSMDKSLKSNITKTLSLTDKVWLILRSTSFKGQHVVQSTLRTCQSGKLMIRGFLSFNSRRKVCPFDIQTSNSVLSPRSVAKDNNKGSDECKTPRAHLTNETLQSPELEEEAAIRLQKVYRSFRTRRQLADCAIIVEQQWWKVIDFALLEQSSVLFFDLQKQESAVSRWSRARTRAAKVGKGLSKDEKAQKLALQHWLEAIDPRHRYGHNLHFYYDHWLQCFCGQPFFYWLDVGEGKEINLQEQCHRQKLQQQCIMYLGPREREAYQVIITDGVFMYKHNEQILNTIDPNDEKWIFVLSTSKILYVGQKKKGRFQHSSFLAGGATSAAGRLVIEHGILKAVWPHSGHYRPTNANFQEFMSFLQQHGVDIADIRVSIPI, encoded by the exons ATGTCAATATCGCTTTTATATCGAGAGGCTGATGATGACTCCATGGACAAAAGCTTGAAATCTAACATCACAAAAACCCTTAGTTTAACTGACAAAGTATGGTTGATCTTGCGATCCACAAGCTTTAAGGGCCAACATGTCGTCCAATCCACTCTTAGAACTTGTCAATCTGGTAAACTAATGATTCGTGGATTCCTAAGCTTCAACAGTAGAAGAAAAGTGTGTCCTTTCGACATTCAGACATCCAATTCGGTGTTAAGTCCTCGTAGTGTTGCAAAAGACAACAACAAGGGCTCAGATGAGTGCAAAACTCCAAGAGCCCATTTAACAAATGAAACCTTACAATCCCCAGAGCTGGAGGAGGAGGCTGCTATCAGGTTGCAGAAAGTCTATAGAAGCTTTAGAACAAGAAGACAACTTGCAGATTGTGCAATCATTGTAGAGCAACAATG GTGGAAGGTGATAGATTTTGCATTGCTCGAGCAAAGTTCTGTGTTGTTTTTTGACCTGCAGAAGCAAGAGTCAGCAGTTTCTCGATGGTCAAGAGCGAGAACTAGAGCTGCAAAG GTTGGCAAAGGCTTATCCAAAGATGAAAAGGCTCAAAAACTTGCATTGCAACATTGGCTAGAAGCG ATTGACCCTCGACATCGATATGGACACAATCTTCATTTCTACTACGACCATTGGCTCCAGTGTTTTTGTGGACAACCCTTTTTCTACTG GCTTGATGTGGGTGAAGGAAAAGAAATTAACCTTCAAGAACAATGCCACAGACAAAAGCTTCAACAACAATGCATAATGTATCTTGGACCA AGAGAAAGGGAAGCCTATCAAGTTATCATTACAGATGGAGTATTCATGTACAAGCACAATGAACAGATTCTAAACACAATTGATCCAAATGATGAAAAGTGGATCTTTGTTTTAAGCACCTCAAAAATATTATATGTTGGTCAA AAGAAAAAAGGTAGATTTCAACATTCAAGTTTTCTGGCTGGCGGAGCGACATCAGCTGCAGGAAGATTGGTCATAGAACATGGAATCCTCAAA GCTGTTTGGCCTCATAGTGGGCATTACCGACCTACAAATGCAAACTTTCAGGAGTTCATGAGCTTTCTACAACAACATGGTGTCGATATAGCTGATATAAGGGTGAGCATTCCAATTTAA